Proteins found in one Solitalea lacus genomic segment:
- a CDS encoding glycosyltransferase has translation MTTIDQHNPIKLSVIICCFNSSKLLGPTLQALSLQKKTEPFSWEIIVVDNNSSDNTFEFAENEWKQLGSPFKLLVVREPNAGLMNAREKGKSVSSGEILIFCDDDNRLNENYVATVINEFENDQKLAALGGRGIPVFETEKPKWFDKYAINYAVGKQKGAQSVIKNLYGAGIALRKSYLQKLYDSGFEPKLIGRKGSILLAGEDTELVFALQFMDVNIGYNDDLTFEHYLTSKRLNFDYLCEMRKGIGAAQPILNLYKLVHANKQMDKFYYLRQLIGAYTKMIKQTLFSPTSTRRTPRLTYNQGYIQALKDSKAELHTFMEEIQNLQLKLKKS, from the coding sequence ATGACCACAATCGATCAACACAACCCAATTAAACTAAGTGTCATAATTTGTTGCTTCAACAGCAGCAAATTATTAGGGCCAACCCTGCAAGCACTCTCTTTGCAGAAAAAAACTGAACCATTTAGTTGGGAAATAATTGTTGTTGACAACAATAGTTCTGACAACACTTTTGAATTCGCCGAAAATGAATGGAAACAATTAGGATCTCCTTTTAAATTGCTAGTGGTACGAGAGCCTAATGCCGGATTAATGAATGCCAGAGAGAAAGGCAAAAGTGTAAGCTCTGGAGAGATTTTAATTTTTTGTGATGATGATAATCGTTTAAACGAGAATTACGTTGCAACAGTAATTAACGAATTTGAAAACGATCAAAAACTAGCTGCATTAGGGGGAAGAGGTATCCCCGTATTTGAAACAGAGAAACCGAAATGGTTTGACAAATATGCCATAAACTATGCAGTTGGTAAACAGAAGGGAGCTCAGTCGGTCATAAAAAACCTGTATGGAGCAGGTATTGCTTTACGAAAATCCTATTTGCAGAAGCTGTATGATTCCGGATTTGAACCTAAACTCATAGGAAGAAAGGGCTCCATTTTACTTGCAGGAGAAGATACCGAGTTGGTTTTTGCCCTTCAGTTTATGGATGTTAACATAGGTTATAATGACGACCTAACCTTTGAACATTACTTAACTTCAAAACGCTTAAACTTTGACTATTTATGTGAAATGCGCAAGGGAATTGGCGCAGCACAACCCATTTTAAACTTATATAAGTTGGTTCATGCCAATAAACAGATGGATAAATTTTATTACCTCCGTCAGCTTATTGGTGCTTACACAAAAATGATTAAACAAACCCTGTTTAGTCCAACTTCAACGCGAAGGACTCCTCGCTTAACATATAATCAAGGATACATTCAGGCGCTAAAAGACAGTAAAGCTGAGCTTCATACGTTTATGGAAGAAATTCAAAACTTACAACTTAAATTAAAGAAATCATAA
- the glf gene encoding UDP-galactopyranose mutase codes for MNNHSFKYDYLIVGSGLFGAVFAHEANLRGFKCLVIDKRNHLGGNVHCKSVEGINVHSYGAHIFHTNDKEIWQYVNQFASFNNYINSPVANYNGELYNLPFNMNTFYELWKVRTPKEAQEIIRQQTENLNIDEPANLEEQAIKLVGTDIYEKLIKGYTEKQWGRPCKELPAFIIKRLPVRFTFDNNYFNDTFQGIPIGGYNKIIDGLLKDIECKTDINFFDDRAYWEQQANKIVFTGKIDEFFDYKFGELEYRSLRFEEATLNTSNYQGVAVMNYTDAITPFTRIIEHKHFEFGQQDKTVISREYPASWHKKAEPYYPVNNEKNDSLYKQYKELANQTPQVIFGGRLAEYRYYDMHQVIASALTKVKKEFQND; via the coding sequence ATGAATAATCATTCATTCAAATACGATTACTTAATTGTAGGAAGCGGTTTATTTGGAGCCGTTTTTGCACACGAAGCTAATTTAAGAGGCTTTAAATGCTTGGTAATAGATAAACGCAATCACTTGGGTGGAAATGTACATTGCAAATCAGTTGAGGGAATTAATGTACATTCTTATGGAGCTCACATTTTTCACACTAATGATAAAGAGATTTGGCAATACGTCAACCAATTTGCCTCATTCAACAACTATATAAATTCTCCTGTAGCCAATTATAATGGGGAACTTTATAACCTTCCTTTCAACATGAACACGTTTTATGAGTTATGGAAGGTCCGCACCCCAAAGGAGGCTCAGGAAATCATTCGCCAGCAAACTGAAAACCTGAACATTGACGAGCCAGCTAATTTAGAAGAACAGGCTATTAAACTGGTTGGAACAGATATTTATGAAAAACTGATTAAGGGTTATACGGAGAAACAATGGGGCAGACCATGTAAAGAACTGCCAGCATTTATCATTAAACGACTTCCGGTTCGCTTTACATTCGATAATAATTATTTCAACGATACTTTCCAGGGAATTCCCATTGGCGGTTATAATAAAATAATTGATGGCTTATTGAAGGACATTGAATGCAAAACAGATATCAATTTTTTTGATGACAGAGCCTATTGGGAGCAACAGGCCAATAAGATTGTATTTACCGGTAAAATAGATGAGTTTTTTGACTATAAATTTGGAGAACTTGAGTATAGAAGTCTCCGATTTGAGGAAGCAACCCTTAATACCAGTAATTATCAGGGTGTAGCCGTAATGAACTATACAGACGCTATCACTCCTTTTACCCGTATTATTGAACACAAGCATTTTGAGTTTGGCCAACAAGACAAGACTGTAATATCTAGAGAATACCCTGCTTCTTGGCATAAGAAGGCAGAACCCTACTATCCTGTAAACAACGAGAAAAACGACAGTTTATATAAACAATACAAGGAGCTGGCCAATCAAACTCCACAAGTAATTTTTGGTGGCCGTCTGGCTGAATATCGCTATTATGATATGCATCAAGTAATTGCATCAGCACTAACCAAAGTAAAAAAAGAATTTCAAAATGATTGA
- the meaB gene encoding methylmalonyl Co-A mutase-associated GTPase MeaB, with the protein MTHDLLNKIKKGDFRALSRAISWVENEIQGAEELLLNLDLSRNVPVIGITGPPGAGKSTLVNRLISTITQQGMRVGVVAIDPTSPFNLGSLLGDRIRMAEHFNNPNVFIRSLATRGSLGGLSAKTIEVVDVMKAAAFDFIIVETVGVGQSEVEIVGLADTTIVVLVPEAGDEIQTIKSGLMEIADIFVVNKADHVGADTFARNLQKLVHQRPASLWQVPVIKTIADKNEGVGDLFSRIEQHYPLAENEKKPFLMLEKAFRIIQHRRMHDIDKTQLLKEVTIGLSKPGFNLYRFIGNYDS; encoded by the coding sequence ATGACTCACGATTTGCTAAACAAAATAAAAAAGGGTGATTTTAGGGCTCTTTCAAGAGCTATTAGCTGGGTTGAAAATGAAATCCAAGGTGCCGAAGAACTCTTACTTAATTTGGATTTGTCACGTAATGTTCCTGTAATTGGTATTACCGGCCCTCCGGGAGCGGGTAAAAGCACACTGGTTAACAGGCTGATTTCTACTATAACCCAACAAGGAATGCGAGTAGGGGTCGTTGCTATAGATCCAACTTCTCCATTTAATTTAGGGTCACTATTAGGCGATCGCATTCGGATGGCTGAACACTTCAATAATCCTAATGTGTTTATTAGGTCATTGGCTACGCGAGGATCTTTGGGCGGTTTATCCGCAAAAACCATTGAAGTGGTTGATGTAATGAAAGCAGCGGCGTTTGATTTCATAATTGTTGAAACAGTGGGAGTAGGGCAGTCAGAAGTAGAAATTGTTGGGTTAGCAGATACAACAATTGTAGTTCTGGTTCCGGAGGCGGGAGACGAGATCCAGACCATTAAATCAGGATTAATGGAAATAGCAGATATTTTCGTTGTAAATAAAGCAGATCATGTTGGGGCTGATACATTTGCCCGTAATCTTCAAAAACTTGTTCATCAACGTCCAGCCTCGCTATGGCAGGTTCCTGTCATTAAAACAATTGCCGATAAAAACGAAGGGGTTGGGGATTTGTTTTCCCGCATTGAGCAGCATTATCCTTTAGCAGAAAATGAAAAAAAGCCATTTCTAATGCTGGAAAAGGCTTTCCGGATAATTCAACATAGAAGAATGCATGATATCGATAAAACTCAATTGTTAAAAGAAGTAACTATTGGGCTAAGTAAACCAGGATTTAATTTATATCGATTTATTGGCAATTATGACTCTTAA
- a CDS encoding DUF4422 domain-containing protein, with translation MIDKSIKLYSVFHKPFIQPKENFVIPIHAGKALSNQKLDFLEDNTGDNISELNSTFCELTAQYWIWKNEDRSRCDIWGMCHYRRYFTTENWFNATFKNKRTYTKIIDQQNLDNVVSQKLYTQMQEILQTSDVILPKPMVIAKRNGVKLTLEEHYSTDHFENDWKTTIDVITEKYPDYLKSIPTFNNSTTMSFFNMMIAPWKIWDAYLTWLFDVLLEVKNRIKVSDDPYQKRVFGFLSERLINLYVHHNKLKIAYLPVAVFDNK, from the coding sequence ATGATTGACAAGTCAATAAAACTCTATAGCGTTTTTCACAAGCCTTTTATTCAGCCTAAAGAAAACTTTGTTATTCCTATACATGCAGGCAAGGCCCTTTCTAATCAAAAGCTGGATTTCCTTGAAGATAATACAGGCGATAATATATCTGAATTAAATAGCACATTCTGTGAATTAACTGCTCAATATTGGATTTGGAAAAACGAAGACCGATCTCGTTGTGATATTTGGGGCATGTGTCATTATCGTCGTTATTTCACAACAGAAAACTGGTTCAATGCAACTTTTAAAAATAAAAGAACCTACACTAAAATTATTGACCAGCAAAATCTGGACAATGTAGTTAGCCAAAAGCTATATACCCAGATGCAAGAAATATTGCAAACAAGTGATGTTATTTTACCCAAACCAATGGTAATAGCCAAAAGAAATGGGGTTAAGTTAACGCTTGAAGAACATTATTCAACTGACCATTTTGAAAATGACTGGAAAACAACAATTGATGTTATTACTGAAAAATACCCTGATTATTTAAAGAGCATTCCTACGTTTAATAATTCTACCACTATGTCGTTCTTCAATATGATGATCGCTCCATGGAAAATTTGGGATGCCTACCTTACCTGGTTATTTGATGTTTTACTGGAAGTAAAAAACAGGATTAAAGTTAGTGATGACCCTTATCAAAAACGGGTATTCGGATTCCTATCAGAGCGTCTGATCAACCTGTATGTACACCATAACAAACTGAAGATAGCCTATCTTCCTGTGGCTGTATTTGACAATAAGTAA
- a CDS encoding DUF6728 family protein, translated as MLYYFRKKDPNRPTNFNIKVMHWINRIAIIMFLAGVIYKLVEVFLIK; from the coding sequence ATGTTGTACTACTTCCGAAAAAAAGATCCCAATCGTCCAACTAACTTCAATATTAAAGTAATGCATTGGATCAATAGGATTGCCATTATCATGTTTCTGGCAGGGGTTATTTATAAGCTTGTTGAAGTTTTTTTAATTAAATAG
- a CDS encoding glycosyltransferase family 2 protein, whose amino-acid sequence MPQKLSAVIITYNEEKNIERCIKSLTDWVDEIIVVDSKSTDSTPEICKKYPVKFISVDWMGYGPTKNFGAENAANEYILSIDADEAISAELKDSILKEKNKGFEGVYSFNRLTSFCGKWIKHGDWYPDTKDRIYPKSISWNASAVHEDLLIPPDCKKNHLKGDLLHYSYYQKEDLIKKYLKYAELGAADRKGKSKPYLLFKAISSPIFYFIKNYFFKRGFLDGKQGFFVNAYGSYYTFLKYKLAFKPTSK is encoded by the coding sequence ATGCCACAAAAACTAAGTGCTGTTATAATAACTTATAATGAGGAAAAAAACATTGAACGATGCATTAAATCATTGACTGACTGGGTTGATGAAATTATTGTAGTTGATTCAAAAAGCACCGACAGTACTCCTGAAATTTGCAAAAAATATCCGGTTAAATTCATCAGCGTTGATTGGATGGGTTATGGTCCTACTAAAAACTTTGGCGCTGAAAACGCAGCAAATGAATATATCCTTTCAATTGATGCTGATGAAGCTATTTCTGCTGAACTTAAGGATTCTATACTAAAGGAAAAAAATAAAGGATTTGAAGGAGTTTATTCATTTAATCGTTTAACCAGTTTTTGCGGAAAGTGGATTAAGCATGGAGATTGGTACCCGGACACCAAAGACCGGATTTATCCAAAATCTATCAGCTGGAATGCTTCTGCTGTACATGAAGATCTTTTAATTCCGCCTGATTGCAAAAAAAACCATTTAAAAGGCGATTTACTGCATTATTCGTATTACCAAAAAGAAGACCTGATAAAGAAATATTTAAAATACGCGGAATTAGGTGCCGCCGACAGAAAGGGTAAATCCAAACCCTACCTGTTGTTCAAAGCAATCTCTAGCCCCATTTTTTATTTTATAAAGAACTACTTCTTTAAGCGAGGTTTTTTAGATGGGAAGCAAGGCTTTTTTGTAAACGCTTACGGTTCTTATTATACATTTTTAAAATACAAGCTGGCTTTTAAGCCTACTTCAAAATAA
- a CDS encoding ABC transporter ATP-binding protein, whose protein sequence is MKTYFRLLSFAKPIGKYAVPYIFTTILAVIFGTLNFALLIPLLQALFSEDNTKAILTKPEFQYSFEYFKTLFYYHFYQAKGTYGIYGSLKFVSVIIVCSAFLSNLFRYLSQRFMEELRVHTMQNLRVSVFENVMNMNVGFFNNERKGDIISKVASDVQVVQFTVTSTLQVIFRDPLQLIAYFIFMFTVSVKLTLFSILAVPIAGIAIAALVKRLKKQAQSLQESYSNMISFLDEALSGIKIINAFNAVPFIKQKFKDENIYYSRINYKMIRRQQLASPISEFLGIVTVAGILLYGGYMITHGQSGLTAAQFIGYIAAFSQVTRPAKAISEAFTYINQGLAAGERVLELVDTKPQIVDKPTAITAELFRNKIELQNVEFSYTDRIVLDKVSFEINKGETVALVGPSGSGKTTICDLLPRFYDVNGGSILFDGADIRDLKIDSIRAQIGLVPQESVLFNDTIFNNIAFGKPNVTLEEVIEAAKIANAHNFIMETEDGYETNIGDRGAKLSGGQRQRLCIARAVLGNPPIMLLDEATSALDTESEKLVQDALNRLMQNRTSLVIAHRLSTIQNADKIIVLEKGKVIEQGSHQELLTKEGLYYKLINMQSFGAEA, encoded by the coding sequence ATGAAAACTTATTTCAGACTACTTTCATTCGCTAAACCAATTGGGAAATATGCGGTACCTTATATTTTCACCACCATATTAGCTGTGATATTCGGTACATTAAATTTTGCTTTATTAATACCTTTACTCCAAGCGCTTTTCTCTGAAGACAATACAAAGGCTATTTTAACTAAACCAGAATTCCAATATTCATTTGAATACTTTAAAACCCTTTTCTATTATCATTTTTATCAAGCAAAAGGAACTTATGGAATTTACGGTTCGTTAAAGTTTGTTAGTGTAATAATTGTTTGTTCAGCTTTTTTAAGCAATCTATTCCGATATCTTTCTCAGCGTTTCATGGAAGAGCTTCGTGTTCATACCATGCAAAACCTTCGGGTTAGCGTTTTTGAAAATGTGATGAACATGAATGTCGGCTTTTTTAACAATGAACGAAAAGGAGATATTATCTCAAAAGTAGCTTCCGATGTTCAGGTTGTGCAATTTACAGTAACAAGTACATTGCAGGTAATTTTCCGCGACCCGTTGCAGCTTATTGCTTATTTCATTTTCATGTTTACCGTTTCGGTTAAATTAACGCTCTTTTCAATTCTTGCAGTTCCAATTGCAGGTATTGCAATAGCGGCATTGGTAAAACGCTTAAAAAAACAAGCACAATCACTACAAGAAAGCTATTCAAATATGATTAGCTTTTTGGATGAGGCTCTTTCTGGCATCAAAATCATTAACGCTTTCAATGCCGTACCTTTTATTAAGCAGAAATTTAAAGATGAGAATATTTATTACTCAAGAATAAACTATAAAATGATTCGTCGCCAGCAGCTGGCCTCTCCTATTTCAGAATTTTTAGGCATTGTTACTGTAGCCGGAATTTTATTATATGGGGGATACATGATCACGCATGGACAGTCTGGCTTAACAGCGGCTCAATTTATAGGATATATCGCGGCGTTTTCACAAGTAACCCGTCCGGCTAAGGCTATTTCCGAAGCATTCACCTATATTAACCAAGGACTGGCTGCAGGAGAGCGTGTCTTAGAGCTTGTTGACACCAAGCCTCAAATAGTAGACAAACCGACTGCAATTACCGCAGAATTATTCCGCAATAAAATTGAATTACAAAATGTCGAGTTTTCGTACACCGACCGAATAGTACTGGATAAAGTTTCGTTTGAAATAAATAAGGGAGAAACCGTTGCCTTGGTTGGACCTTCCGGCAGTGGCAAAACCACAATATGTGACCTTCTGCCTCGCTTTTATGATGTAAACGGCGGTTCGATTTTATTCGACGGCGCAGACATAAGAGATCTTAAAATTGACTCCATCAGGGCTCAAATCGGCCTGGTTCCACAAGAGTCTGTTTTATTTAATGATACAATCTTTAACAATATTGCCTTTGGAAAACCCAATGTAACTTTGGAAGAAGTAATTGAGGCCGCCAAAATTGCCAATGCCCATAACTTTATTATGGAAACTGAAGATGGCTATGAAACCAATATTGGCGACAGAGGCGCTAAATTATCTGGAGGCCAGCGCCAAAGATTGTGTATTGCACGTGCTGTTTTAGGGAATCCTCCTATAATGTTATTGGATGAAGCAACTTCAGCTCTGGATACTGAATCAGAGAAACTGGTGCAGGATGCCTTAAATCGTTTAATGCAAAATCGCACTTCGTTAGTAATTGCTCACCGCTTAAGCACCATCCAAAACGCTGATAAAATTATTGTGCTTGAAAAAGGTAAAGTAATTGAGCAAGGCTCCCATCAGGAGTTGTTGACCAAAGAAGGGCTATACTATAAACTAATTAACATGCAGTCGTTTGGTGCGGAAGCATAA
- a CDS encoding OmpA family protein, producing the protein MNKSTFKKVAALTLVAAFSGLSAFAQDGGAKVFGGAKQFNTWSIGVNGGVNAPVIFLGGHNDYNEWDANFGYGAYIQKQITHAFALKLDYQGGKVSGSYNPNENGQGNPGFSSFETTINYAASLQAQIDLTSLLWKRDSKVALYVQGGYGLTGYKPDSETRTEQFFPVGGGLKFKLSERIGLDLGYTMNFLDADNLDRTWYGSANDKWSYGYAGLNFSLGNKSKKNLDWANPYALMYDELKDDQLRQEVEALKSRVAATEGDVSNMKKDSDGDGVSDVFDKEPNTPAGNVVDGAGRTIVFPKPEPTAAVAEQSNTIQFDFNSDKLRPESMGAIENMANELKASGGKMLLEGHASAEGTEAYNMDLSKRRASSVKKALVKAGVKSGNITTKGYGETRPVASNDTEEGRQKNRRVEFKVQ; encoded by the coding sequence ATGAACAAATCTACTTTTAAAAAGGTAGCAGCTTTAACGCTGGTTGCAGCATTTAGCGGGCTATCTGCGTTTGCCCAAGATGGTGGCGCGAAAGTGTTTGGCGGGGCCAAACAATTCAACACATGGTCAATTGGGGTTAACGGCGGTGTTAATGCTCCTGTTATCTTCTTAGGTGGCCATAACGATTACAATGAATGGGATGCAAACTTTGGTTACGGAGCGTACATTCAAAAGCAAATCACCCATGCATTTGCCTTGAAATTGGACTACCAAGGAGGTAAAGTATCAGGTTCCTACAACCCAAATGAAAACGGACAGGGCAACCCTGGTTTCTCTTCGTTTGAAACAACCATTAACTATGCAGCTTCCTTACAAGCACAAATCGACTTGACCAGCTTGTTGTGGAAACGCGACAGCAAAGTGGCGTTATACGTGCAAGGTGGTTACGGTTTAACCGGTTACAAGCCAGATAGCGAAACCCGTACTGAGCAGTTCTTCCCAGTAGGTGGTGGTTTGAAATTCAAATTATCAGAGCGCATTGGTTTGGACTTAGGTTACACCATGAACTTCCTGGATGCGGATAACTTGGACAGAACCTGGTATGGTTCAGCTAACGACAAATGGTCGTACGGTTATGCAGGTTTGAACTTCAGCTTGGGTAACAAATCGAAGAAAAACCTAGATTGGGCAAACCCTTATGCCTTGATGTATGATGAGTTGAAAGACGATCAATTACGTCAGGAAGTTGAAGCATTGAAATCACGTGTAGCCGCTACAGAAGGTGATGTATCGAACATGAAGAAAGATTCTGACGGAGACGGCGTATCGGATGTGTTTGACAAAGAGCCAAATACTCCAGCAGGCAACGTAGTTGACGGTGCAGGTCGTACCATCGTGTTCCCTAAACCAGAGCCTACAGCCGCAGTAGCTGAGCAAAGCAACACCATTCAATTCGACTTTAACTCAGACAAATTACGTCCAGAGTCAATGGGTGCGATTGAAAACATGGCGAACGAATTGAAAGCTTCAGGCGGTAAAATGTTGTTAGAAGGTCACGCTTCAGCAGAAGGTACCGAAGCTTACAACATGGACTTATCAAAACGTCGCGCAAGTTCAGTGAAAAAAGCTTTAGTGAAAGCCGGAGTAAAATCAGGTAACATCACAACTAAAGGTTACGGCGAAACTCGTCCGGTAGCATCGAACGACACTGAAGAAGGTCGTCAGAAAAACCGTCGTGTTGAATTCAAAGTTCAATAA